In Caldicellulosiruptor obsidiansis OB47, a single window of DNA contains:
- the rpmF gene encoding 50S ribosomal protein L32 translates to MAQPKRRWSKQRTHKHRANWKLEIPNLVECPQCHEMKLPHRVCPNCGYYRNRKVVNQD, encoded by the coding sequence ATGGCACAACCAAAAAGAAGATGGTCAAAACAAAGAACACATAAACATAGAGCAAATTGGAAATTGGAAATTCCAAATCTTGTAGAGTGTCCACAGTGTCATGAGATGAAACTTCCTCACAGAGTATGTCCAAATTGTGGATATTATAGAAATAGAAAA
- a CDS encoding YceD family protein, whose translation MRLDVSKLKTNGDSEEFEFCESWEKLEFRGDILFFVEPVYFYGVATKKGNLIEVSGNVKTKLKTICYRCTDDAYVEVDVPFYEEYSNREDTTDDEVIKFEDDVIEFDDSIVATIVLYLPMKYLCREDCKGLCPVCGTNLNVSSCSCEKDDIDPRLSILKTLINQLDTDEKKEV comes from the coding sequence ATGAGATTAGATGTATCAAAATTAAAAACAAATGGTGACTCTGAAGAGTTTGAATTTTGTGAATCTTGGGAAAAGCTCGAATTTAGAGGTGATATTTTATTTTTTGTTGAACCTGTCTATTTTTATGGAGTAGCTACAAAGAAGGGAAATTTAATTGAGGTCAGTGGCAATGTTAAAACAAAACTAAAAACTATATGTTACAGATGTACAGATGATGCTTATGTTGAAGTTGACGTTCCTTTTTATGAAGAGTACTCCAATAGAGAAGATACTACAGATGATGAAGTAATTAAGTTTGAAGATGATGTCATTGAATTTGATGATAGCATTGTTGCAACAATTGTTTTGTATTTGCCAATGAAGTACTTGTGCAGAGAAGACTGCAAGGGGCTTTGTCCGGTGTGTGGGACAAACCTAAATGTGAGTTCATGTTCATGTGAAAAAGATGATATTGACCCGAGACTGAGCATTTTAAAAACTCTTATCAATCAATTGGATACAGATGAGAAAAAGGAGGTGTGA
- a CDS encoding helix-hairpin-helix domain-containing protein: protein MSVFTKKEKVMIVIIAVLLMLNIYQYFTHNSFSNKSTGEVVTIEAQEGDNDIVKNESRKTAETNIQDSQQKYVVYVCGNVKNPGVYELLPGSRINDALILAGGALPGSDLNSINLAEKISDGQKIYIPKMGEVQSQSSLSSSTDGTAQETVSAGEGKININTATKEELKTLDRIGDKLAERIIEYRQNHGPFKSIEEIKNVNGIGEKIFESIKDFITVQ from the coding sequence ATGTCTGTATTTACAAAAAAAGAAAAAGTTATGATTGTGATTATTGCTGTACTTCTTATGCTCAATATATACCAGTATTTTACACACAATAGTTTTTCGAACAAAAGCACCGGAGAAGTGGTTACCATTGAGGCGCAAGAAGGCGACAATGACATTGTGAAGAATGAGAGTAGAAAGACAGCTGAGACAAATATCCAAGATTCTCAGCAAAAATATGTTGTCTATGTGTGCGGAAACGTAAAAAATCCAGGAGTTTATGAGCTTTTGCCAGGCAGCAGAATAAACGATGCCTTGATTTTGGCGGGTGGAGCTTTGCCTGGAAGTGACCTGAATTCAATTAATCTTGCCGAGAAAATTTCTGATGGGCAAAAGATTTATATTCCAAAGATGGGCGAAGTGCAGTCGCAAAGCAGTTTGTCTTCTTCTACAGATGGGACAGCACAAGAGACTGTGTCTGCAGGTGAAGGAAAAATAAACATCAATACTGCCACAAAGGAGGAGTTGAAAACTCTTGATAGAATTGGTGATAAACTTGCTGAAAGGATAATAGAATATAGACAAAACCATGGTCCTTTTAAAAGTATTGAGGAGATAAAAAACGTGAACGGTATCGGGGAGAAGATATTCGAGAGTATTAAGGATTTCATCACAGTGCAATAA
- a CDS encoding D-alanyl-D-alanine carboxypeptidase family protein has translation MSQFLKKVVLYLIISALFFAILFTYPLYTYSQQESTDKLGLSAKSAILVEAHTGQILFEKNPNLRCFPASTTKVLTALVAISYEHDLNKIFKVSSKATMIEPGSSSYYLNPGETISFQDLLYAMLLISANDAANVIAENIAGSIPEFVKKMNEYAKSIGAKNSHFVNPNGLHSPEHYTTAYDLSLIARQAYQNEMLRKIFSTVEYRITTASMHKKPEWQIIYNINKLLRKNSKYYYPYATGIKTGYTAQAKRCLIASAKKDDIELIAIILFSEDAFSDAIKLFNYGFNNFKREKLFSENQIVGKVLIDETNHKWLDGYLKIPVYVLQNVYSPAESNFTYTVDFSKDLKIPIYKDTVIGNVYIYSKGHLINSIPVLSYESYEIQPAKKILQNVKKGLIKGTKIVIELLIGAILLVLLFTIITIIRFKRRRARLKLRATKTIDFSNLHNRRLK, from the coding sequence ATGTCTCAGTTTCTAAAAAAGGTAGTCTTATATCTAATTATCTCAGCACTTTTTTTTGCAATACTTTTTACATACCCCTTGTATACATACTCACAGCAAGAGTCCACAGACAAACTTGGCTTGAGCGCAAAGTCAGCCATTTTAGTGGAAGCACATACGGGGCAGATTTTATTTGAAAAAAACCCTAATCTAAGATGCTTTCCTGCAAGCACTACCAAGGTTCTCACAGCACTTGTTGCTATATCATATGAACATGATCTTAACAAGATATTTAAAGTTTCTTCAAAAGCCACAATGATTGAACCAGGAAGTAGCAGTTATTATTTGAATCCAGGTGAGACTATATCTTTCCAGGACCTTCTTTATGCAATGCTTTTGATATCTGCAAATGACGCAGCTAACGTGATTGCTGAAAATATAGCAGGTAGTATCCCCGAATTTGTAAAGAAAATGAATGAATATGCCAAAAGTATTGGAGCTAAAAATTCTCATTTTGTAAATCCAAATGGACTTCATTCGCCTGAACACTATACAACTGCTTATGATTTGAGCCTTATTGCAAGACAGGCTTATCAAAATGAAATGTTAAGAAAGATATTTTCTACAGTTGAATATAGAATAACAACTGCCTCAATGCATAAAAAACCTGAGTGGCAGATAATTTATAATATAAACAAGCTTTTGCGAAAAAACTCTAAATATTATTACCCATATGCAACAGGAATAAAAACAGGGTATACAGCCCAGGCAAAAAGATGCTTAATTGCCTCTGCTAAAAAAGACGACATAGAACTTATTGCTATTATTCTCTTTTCTGAAGATGCTTTTTCAGACGCAATTAAGCTATTTAATTACGGCTTTAACAACTTTAAAAGAGAGAAACTTTTTTCAGAGAATCAAATTGTCGGAAAGGTATTAATAGACGAAACAAACCATAAATGGCTGGATGGGTATCTCAAAATCCCCGTTTATGTTCTTCAAAATGTTTATTCTCCAGCAGAATCCAATTTTACTTATACTGTAGATTTTTCAAAAGACCTTAAAATTCCTATATATAAAGATACAGTAATTGGAAATGTATATATATACAGCAAAGGGCATCTTATAAACTCAATTCCTGTGTTATCATATGAGAGTTATGAGATACAGCCTGCAAAGAAAATTCTCCAGAATGTAAAAAAAGGGTTGATAAAGGGCACTAAAATAGTGATAGAACTTTTGATTGGAGCTATTTTACTTGTACTCCTTTTCACAATAATAACCATAATTAGATTCAAGCGCAGAAGAGCCCGACTTAAGCTCAGAGCAACAAAAACGATAGACTTTTCAAACTTGCACAACAGAAGATTAAAATAA
- the leuS gene encoding leucine--tRNA ligase, producing the protein MEYNFKEIEKKWQQKWFSQNKYKVSEDSPKPKYYVLEMFPYPSGKLHMGHVRNYSIGDVFARFMRLKGYNVLHPMGWDAFGLPAENAAIKHGIHPSDWTWSNIENMKRQLIELGISYDWDREVATCHPDYYKWTQWMFLQFYKAGLAYRKRSYVNWCPSCETVLANEQVVNGRCERCKSLVGKKDLEQWFFRITNYAERLLRDIEKLDGWPEKVKIMQKNWIGRSEGAEIEFEIEGLGKKIKVFTTRPDTLFGVTYLVLAPEHPLTKEIIAGKPQEKECLEFIEKMQYLNEIERTSTETEKEGRFTGGYAIHPLTGERVPIYIANYVLVDYGTGAVMGVPAHDQRDFEFAKKYNLPIKVVIKGEGVDIENLQSAYEDEGVLINSGIFDGLKNTDAMKKITQYLEQKGFGRACVTYKLRDWLISRQRYWGAPIPIVYCDECGIVPVPEEDLPVLLPYNVEFKPTGQSPLSYCEEFVNTTCPKCGRPAKRETDTMDTFICSSWYYFRYTDPKNDQKPFEKSLVSYWLPVDQYIGGVEHAILHLLYSRFFTKVLYDLGYVPFEEPFKNLLTQGMVLKDGAKMSKSLGNIVSPEDIVEKYGADTARLFILFAAPPERDLEWSDQGVEGCFRFLNRLWRLYIELKNKLADDNLVGESELDDELRYRLNYTIKKVTEDIGERFNFNTAISTIMELLNFLYEYKESEKLNKDLIIDTLRNLLILIYPFTPHIACELWEIMGFGEDIEEVSWPQYDEAALVRKNVEIAIQVNGKVRSRMNISVDMTEDEVKQAVLNDQKLKSLLDGKEIVKFVYVKNRLVNIVVK; encoded by the coding sequence ATGGAATATAATTTTAAAGAGATTGAAAAGAAGTGGCAGCAAAAATGGTTTTCACAGAACAAATACAAAGTATCAGAGGACAGTCCAAAACCAAAATATTACGTCCTTGAGATGTTTCCATATCCTTCAGGAAAACTTCATATGGGGCATGTGAGAAACTATTCAATTGGTGATGTTTTTGCACGTTTTATGAGGTTAAAGGGCTACAACGTTTTGCATCCGATGGGTTGGGATGCGTTTGGTCTTCCCGCTGAAAATGCTGCTATAAAACACGGAATTCACCCTTCTGATTGGACATGGTCAAACATTGAGAATATGAAAAGGCAGCTTATAGAACTTGGAATTAGCTATGATTGGGATAGAGAAGTAGCTACATGTCATCCGGATTATTATAAATGGACTCAGTGGATGTTCTTGCAGTTTTATAAAGCTGGACTTGCTTATAGAAAGAGGTCATATGTGAACTGGTGTCCATCCTGTGAGACAGTGCTTGCAAATGAACAGGTTGTAAATGGAAGATGTGAAAGATGTAAATCACTTGTTGGTAAAAAAGATTTAGAGCAGTGGTTTTTTAGGATTACTAACTATGCCGAAAGGCTTTTACGTGATATAGAAAAACTTGATGGTTGGCCAGAGAAAGTAAAAATAATGCAGAAGAACTGGATAGGAAGAAGTGAAGGTGCAGAGATTGAGTTTGAAATTGAAGGCTTGGGTAAGAAAATAAAAGTGTTTACTACAAGGCCTGATACCCTTTTTGGTGTCACATACCTTGTTTTGGCTCCAGAACATCCTTTAACAAAGGAGATAATAGCAGGAAAACCTCAGGAGAAAGAGTGTCTTGAGTTTATTGAAAAGATGCAATATCTAAATGAGATTGAAAGAACTTCTACAGAGACAGAAAAAGAGGGAAGGTTTACTGGTGGGTATGCTATCCATCCTCTAACAGGTGAAAGAGTGCCAATATACATTGCAAACTATGTGCTGGTTGATTATGGAACAGGGGCTGTAATGGGTGTTCCAGCTCATGACCAGAGGGACTTTGAGTTTGCTAAAAAGTATAATCTTCCTATTAAAGTTGTGATAAAAGGTGAAGGTGTTGACATTGAAAATCTTCAGAGTGCTTATGAAGATGAGGGTGTTTTGATTAATTCTGGAATTTTTGATGGGCTTAAAAACACAGATGCTATGAAAAAGATAACACAGTACCTGGAACAAAAAGGTTTTGGCAGGGCATGCGTAACGTATAAACTCAGAGACTGGTTAATATCCAGGCAACGTTATTGGGGAGCTCCAATTCCTATTGTATATTGTGATGAATGTGGGATTGTTCCTGTACCTGAGGAAGATTTGCCTGTTTTGCTACCTTACAATGTTGAGTTCAAACCAACAGGCCAGTCACCACTTTCTTACTGTGAAGAGTTTGTTAACACCACATGTCCAAAGTGCGGAAGACCTGCAAAGAGAGAAACTGATACGATGGACACGTTTATATGTTCCTCGTGGTATTATTTTAGATACACAGACCCCAAAAATGATCAAAAACCTTTCGAAAAATCGCTTGTTTCTTACTGGCTTCCTGTTGACCAGTATATTGGCGGGGTTGAACATGCTATATTGCATCTTCTATATTCGAGGTTCTTTACAAAGGTGCTATATGACCTTGGCTATGTACCTTTTGAAGAGCCTTTCAAGAACCTCTTGACGCAAGGCATGGTGTTAAAAGATGGAGCAAAGATGTCAAAATCGCTTGGAAATATAGTCAGTCCTGAAGACATAGTAGAAAAGTATGGAGCTGACACAGCAAGGCTGTTTATACTCTTTGCTGCACCGCCAGAGAGAGATTTAGAGTGGTCAGACCAAGGGGTTGAAGGATGTTTTAGGTTTTTAAATAGGCTGTGGAGACTTTATATAGAACTTAAAAATAAACTTGCAGATGATAATCTTGTTGGTGAGTCTGAACTTGACGATGAACTAAGATATAGATTAAATTATACAATTAAAAAGGTCACAGAGGATATAGGAGAGAGGTTCAACTTTAACACTGCTATCAGTACTATCATGGAACTTTTAAATTTCTTGTATGAGTATAAGGAGAGTGAAAAATTAAATAAAGATTTGATTATAGATACACTCAGGAATTTATTAATATTGATTTATCCATTTACACCTCACATTGCATGTGAGCTATGGGAGATTATGGGGTTTGGTGAGGACATTGAAGAGGTAAGCTGGCCACAGTATGATGAAGCTGCTCTTGTTCGAAAGAACGTAGAGATTGCTATTCAGGTAAATGGCAAGGTGAGGTCGAGGATGAATATCTCTGTAGATATGACCGAAGATGAAGTAAAACAGGCAGTTTTGAATGACCAAAAACTGAAATCACTTTTGGATGGAAAAGAAATTGTGAAATTTGTGTACGTAAAAAATAGACTTGTTAACATCGTGGTGAAATAA
- the rsfS gene encoding ribosome silencing factor, with the protein MEQKIYEIVKLLSDKKAQDIVVLDISKLTIIADYFIICSASNVQHVKAIVDEIEEKEPVHILRIEGKESFRWVVVDFGDIILHIFHEKEREFYNLERLWIDAQKLEIAAL; encoded by the coding sequence TTGGAACAAAAAATATATGAGATTGTAAAACTCTTATCTGACAAAAAAGCTCAGGATATAGTGGTTTTGGACATTTCAAAGCTAACCATAATAGCAGACTATTTTATTATATGCAGTGCTTCGAATGTTCAACACGTGAAAGCCATTGTGGATGAGATAGAAGAAAAAGAACCAGTGCATATTTTGAGAATTGAAGGCAAAGAGAGTTTCAGATGGGTTGTTGTAGATTTTGGCGATATAATTCTTCATATCTTCCACGAAAAAGAGAGAGAATTTTATAACCTTGAACGATTATGGATAGATGCTCAAAAGCTTGAGATTGCAGCATTGTAG
- a CDS encoding LCP family protein, whose amino-acid sequence MKKIRIKKEAKMFLASFLATVAVIFLLILATALYYKNTKTLPPIINSLIEKVTNTETNGLENNLPMNILVLGGDEKEGGRSDTIMLVRIQKDFQPVIISIPRDTRVKIEGIRGYSKINAAYAYGKSKLAIKTVEDLLGIKIDRYVALNYEAVKKIVDAVGGVDVEVPFHLYYKDTTPGKELFIDIPAGLQHLDGEKAVEFLRWRHNSNGKEYGRGGDLGRIEMQKKFVFALIEKVLKPQNLIKLPSIIQTATKYVDHSFTRDEMVWFIQNAGKFSNQNIMTAVLPGYPKYIDNVSYYILDEEKSKQLIEDLNEPEIIKENIKIKVIGESGSEKAALLKSELESKGYVNVGLGSQKSIQNATIELKRINRKYFEQLRNDIDLSTFQVVYSPDYEEKYDIYIKVK is encoded by the coding sequence GTGAAGAAGATACGAATCAAGAAAGAAGCAAAAATGTTTTTGGCATCTTTTTTGGCTACTGTAGCAGTTATATTTTTGCTTATTCTTGCTACAGCTTTATATTACAAAAACACAAAAACACTTCCGCCAATAATAAATAGTCTCATTGAAAAGGTTACAAATACTGAGACAAACGGGCTTGAGAATAATTTGCCAATGAACATTTTAGTTCTTGGAGGAGATGAAAAAGAAGGTGGAAGGTCAGACACCATAATGCTTGTCCGTATCCAGAAAGATTTCCAACCAGTTATTATTTCTATTCCAAGGGATACAAGAGTAAAGATAGAGGGTATAAGAGGATATTCAAAAATCAATGCTGCATATGCCTATGGCAAGTCAAAGCTGGCCATAAAAACTGTAGAAGATCTTCTGGGCATAAAAATTGACAGATACGTTGCCCTAAATTATGAAGCGGTCAAAAAAATTGTTGACGCAGTTGGTGGAGTGGATGTTGAAGTTCCTTTCCATTTATACTATAAAGATACAACACCGGGCAAAGAGCTTTTTATAGATATCCCTGCCGGTCTTCAGCATTTAGATGGTGAAAAAGCAGTTGAGTTTTTGCGCTGGCGACACAACTCAAACGGCAAAGAGTATGGCAGAGGCGGGGATTTGGGTAGGATTGAGATGCAGAAAAAATTTGTGTTTGCTTTGATTGAGAAGGTATTAAAACCACAAAACCTTATAAAACTTCCAAGTATTATCCAGACAGCTACAAAATACGTGGATCACAGTTTTACAAGAGATGAAATGGTTTGGTTTATCCAAAATGCAGGTAAGTTCAGTAACCAAAATATAATGACAGCTGTGCTGCCTGGCTACCCTAAGTATATTGATAATGTTTCTTACTATATATTGGATGAAGAAAAGAGCAAACAACTAATTGAGGATCTAAATGAACCAGAGATAATAAAGGAAAATATAAAGATAAAAGTGATAGGAGAAAGTGGCAGCGAAAAGGCAGCTTTGCTCAAAAGCGAGCTTGAATCAAAAGGGTATGTAAATGTTGGGTTGGGGAGTCAAAAGAGTATTCAAAATGCTACAATTGAACTAAAGAGAATTAACAGAAAATATTTTGAGCAATTAAGAAATGACATTGATCTTTCAACTTTTCAGGTGGTTTATTCACCAGACTATGAGGAAAAGTATGATATTTATATTAAAGTAAAATAA
- the yqeK gene encoding bis(5'-nucleosyl)-tetraphosphatase (symmetrical) YqeK — translation MKIEQIKDKLKEILDEKRYLHSLGTMEYAVKLAERFGEDVQKAMIAGLVHDVAKCLDKQQLLNCALKSGIVIDNIMRSQIELLHGPAGSYLARQLFGIEDVDILNAIAYHTTGRENMSKLEKIIYVADLIEPSRQFEHVDRLREKSFEDLEKAVVMAMDNTLKYVIECGGLIHPNTIYARNWLILRESGEVR, via the coding sequence GTGAAAATTGAGCAGATTAAAGATAAATTAAAAGAGATATTAGATGAAAAAAGGTATCTGCATTCGCTTGGAACAATGGAGTATGCGGTAAAGCTTGCTGAAAGGTTTGGCGAAGATGTGCAAAAAGCAATGATTGCAGGACTTGTTCATGATGTTGCGAAGTGCCTTGATAAGCAGCAGTTGTTGAATTGTGCCTTGAAATCTGGTATAGTTATAGATAACATTATGCGCAGTCAAATAGAACTTTTGCACGGTCCTGCTGGAAGCTATTTAGCAAGACAGCTCTTTGGGATAGAAGATGTTGACATCTTAAATGCTATTGCATATCATACAACGGGAAGAGAAAATATGTCAAAGTTAGAAAAGATAATATATGTGGCTGATTTGATTGAACCTTCAAGACAATTTGAACATGTAGATAGGTTGAGGGAAAAATCATTTGAAGATTTAGAAAAAGCTGTTGTGATGGCCATGGACAATACTTTAAAGTATGTAATTGAATGTGGAGGTTTAATACATCCCAATACTATATATGCGAGAAATTGGCTTATATTACGAGAAAGCGGGGAAGTAAGGTGA
- the nadD gene encoding nicotinate (nicotinamide) nucleotide adenylyltransferase: protein MRVALFGGTFNPIHIGHLIMAQYVLNFSQVQKVVFVPNGHPPHKIEDVADASDRFEMVKISIEDNPYFDISDFEIKKSGPSWTIDTLKYFSSIYERVCFIIGSDNLSEIVNWYKAEEILRRYSLIVLPRERDLCAIKKEIEKLSSKYAQEITLIQMPIVDISSTEIRKLIRQNKSIRYMVHPKVEEYIKRKGLYRR from the coding sequence ATGAGGGTAGCTCTATTTGGTGGTACTTTCAATCCCATTCATATTGGACATTTAATTATGGCGCAATATGTTTTGAATTTTTCACAAGTGCAAAAGGTTGTATTTGTTCCCAATGGACATCCTCCGCACAAGATTGAAGATGTAGCAGATGCGAGCGACAGGTTCGAAATGGTAAAAATTTCAATAGAAGATAATCCATATTTTGATATAAGCGACTTTGAAATCAAAAAAAGTGGACCAAGCTGGACTATAGATACGCTTAAGTATTTTTCATCTATTTATGAAAGAGTGTGTTTTATTATTGGAAGCGACAATCTTTCAGAGATAGTAAATTGGTACAAGGCAGAAGAGATTTTAAGAAGATACTCTCTTATTGTTCTTCCACGAGAAAGAGATTTGTGTGCGATAAAAAAGGAAATAGAAAAGCTTTCTTCTAAATATGCTCAAGAGATTACTTTGATTCAGATGCCTATTGTTGATATATCTTCAACAGAGATAAGAAAACTAATTCGCCAGAACAAAAGTATAAGATATATGGTTCATCCAAAGGTGGAAGAATATATTAAAAGAAAGGGGCTTTACAGAAGGTGA
- a CDS encoding argininosuccinate synthase, translated as MKLNKVVLAYSGGLDTSVIIPWLKENFNCEVIAVVVDVGQEDDFETIKERAYKTGASKVYIEDAKEEFVNEYIFPTLKAGAIYEGKYLLGTSMARPLIAKKLVNIAKKENAEAIAHGATGKGNDQVRFEVTIKALMPQIKIIAPWRIWNLKSREDELNYLAQKGIDIPFKKEESYSMDGNIWHLSHEGLDLEDPWNMPDFDKVLKITKNPLKLVDSPETVEIEFEKGIPVKVNGQKMNGVELLKTLNKIGANHGIGIADIVENRLVGMKSRGVYETPGGTILYYAHRELEYLCLDRATLHFKDMIAIRFAELVYDGLWFSPLREALSAFVDKTQEVVNGTVKLVLYRGNIYSAGSKSPNSLYIKDLATFEEDQMYNQKDAEGFINLFGLPLRVFGMVNRKEDE; from the coding sequence ATGAAACTTAACAAGGTAGTTTTAGCATATTCAGGCGGACTTGACACCTCAGTTATTATTCCCTGGCTCAAAGAAAACTTTAACTGTGAAGTAATTGCTGTTGTTGTTGATGTAGGACAGGAAGATGACTTTGAAACCATAAAAGAAAGAGCTTACAAGACGGGTGCTTCAAAGGTTTACATTGAAGATGCTAAAGAAGAGTTTGTGAATGAATATATATTCCCCACTTTGAAAGCTGGAGCTATTTATGAGGGCAAATATCTTCTTGGAACATCAATGGCAAGACCTTTAATTGCCAAGAAACTGGTCAATATCGCAAAAAAAGAAAACGCCGAGGCAATAGCACACGGTGCAACAGGAAAAGGAAACGACCAGGTAAGATTTGAAGTGACAATTAAAGCGCTTATGCCACAAATAAAGATAATAGCTCCTTGGCGAATATGGAATTTAAAATCGCGCGAGGATGAACTAAATTACCTTGCTCAAAAAGGCATAGATATTCCTTTCAAAAAAGAAGAAAGTTACAGTATGGACGGAAATATATGGCATCTTTCTCACGAGGGACTCGACTTAGAAGACCCTTGGAATATGCCTGACTTCGATAAGGTGTTAAAAATTACAAAAAATCCTCTTAAACTTGTTGACTCTCCAGAGACTGTGGAGATTGAATTTGAAAAAGGAATTCCTGTGAAGGTAAACGGGCAAAAAATGAATGGAGTTGAACTTTTGAAAACTTTGAACAAAATAGGGGCAAATCATGGAATTGGCATTGCGGATATAGTTGAAAACAGGCTTGTTGGAATGAAATCGCGCGGCGTGTATGAAACACCTGGCGGAACAATTCTTTATTATGCTCACAGGGAATTGGAATACCTCTGCCTTGACAGAGCTACTTTGCATTTCAAAGACATGATTGCAATTAGGTTTGCTGAACTTGTTTATGACGGGCTTTGGTTTTCACCGTTAAGAGAAGCACTCTCAGCATTTGTTGACAAAACCCAAGAAGTTGTAAATGGCACAGTAAAACTTGTGCTGTACAGAGGCAATATTTACTCTGCTGGTTCAAAATCACCAAACTCATTGTACATCAAAGACCTCGCAACATTTGAAGAAGACCAGATGTATAATCAAAAAGATGCAGAAGGATTTATTAACTTATTTGGCTTGCCTTTGAGAGTATTTGGAATGGTAAACAGAAAGGAGGATGAGTAA
- the argH gene encoding argininosuccinate lyase, with product MKLWEGRFSKSTSQIFDLFNASIMTDIKLFEYDILGSTAHVKMLAKCNIILEDEAKLIIDALYQILEDFKSGKIKYEISDEDVHMLIEKELIKRIGEVGKKVHTARSRNDQVVLDERLFCREKNLHLQELIKMLINTIVNLAEENIDVIMPGFTHLQKAQPILFSHYILAYAQMLKRDLLRLRQNYSIINISPLGSAALAGTTFDIDRFFVANELGFESVTENSIDTVSERDFVLDMLFSLAMIQMHLSRLAEDFIIFNTDEFKFIELDDSFCSGSSIMPQKKNPDALELIRGKTGRVYANLIGLLTVLKGLPLSYNKDLQEDKEFLFDSIETVEMSLVIINEILKTLKVNKENMAISCKSGFINATDLADYLVTKGVAFRDAHFIVGNIVKYCIESSKTLEDLSLEEYKRFCEKIREDVYQYIKIETCVNRRKSYGGTSLESVKRQIDNLKKFLKSL from the coding sequence CTGAAGCTCTGGGAAGGCAGGTTCTCAAAGTCTACATCGCAGATTTTTGACCTTTTTAATGCTTCTATCATGACTGATATAAAACTCTTTGAATACGACATCCTTGGGTCTACTGCCCACGTTAAAATGCTTGCAAAGTGTAATATTATCCTTGAGGATGAGGCAAAACTTATCATAGATGCTCTCTATCAAATATTAGAAGACTTTAAATCAGGAAAAATCAAATATGAAATTTCTGATGAAGATGTACACATGCTTATTGAAAAAGAACTAATAAAAAGAATAGGAGAGGTTGGCAAAAAAGTCCACACAGCCAGAAGCAGAAACGACCAAGTTGTTCTTGACGAGAGATTATTCTGTCGTGAAAAGAATTTACATCTTCAAGAACTAATAAAAATGCTAATAAACACTATTGTAAACTTAGCTGAAGAAAATATTGATGTAATTATGCCAGGGTTTACTCATCTGCAAAAGGCTCAGCCCATACTTTTTTCTCACTACATTCTTGCATATGCCCAAATGCTAAAAAGAGATTTGTTAAGATTAAGACAAAACTACAGCATAATAAACATCAGTCCTCTTGGCAGTGCTGCTTTGGCAGGGACCACATTTGATATAGACAGATTTTTTGTGGCAAATGAACTTGGTTTTGAGAGCGTGACAGAGAACAGTATTGACACTGTCTCTGAAAGGGATTTTGTTCTTGATATGTTATTTTCACTTGCCATGATTCAGATGCATTTGTCACGACTTGCAGAAGATTTTATTATTTTTAATACTGATGAATTTAAATTTATTGAACTTGACGATAGTTTCTGCTCAGGCAGCAGCATCATGCCTCAAAAGAAAAATCCGGACGCTTTAGAGTTAATCCGCGGCAAGACAGGAAGAGTATATGCAAACTTGATTGGACTTTTAACAGTACTAAAAGGTCTGCCTCTTTCATACAACAAGGATTTGCAGGAAGACAAAGAATTTTTATTTGATTCCATCGAAACAGTAGAAATGAGCTTAGTAATAATAAATGAAATACTCAAAACTCTCAAAGTTAACAAAGAAAATATGGCAATATCGTGCAAATCTGGATTTATCAATGCAACAGACCTTGCAGATTACTTAGTTACAAAAGGAGTAGCTTTTAGAGATGCCCACTTTATTGTAGGAAACATTGTAAAGTACTGTATTGAAAGTAGCAAAACATTGGAAGACTTATCGTTAGAGGAATATAAAAGATTCTGTGAGAAGATTCGGGAGGATGTGTATCAATATATAAAGATTGAAACCTGCGTAAACCGGAGAAAAAGCTATGGCGGAACTTCGCTGGAGAGTGTAAAAAGGCAAATTGATAATCTAAAAAAATTTTTGAAATCATTATAA